A genomic window from Pyxidicoccus trucidator includes:
- a CDS encoding TerB family tellurite resistance protein — protein MLDFSKAGWLVPLLDEAMASASAPALEPSAASLGSGRARARAYLRRTLRASGLLYGTPADAPAPMDVAPPTEFQARALEEQLFRAVVKTLARLAMELAHLVDAPAGPRGDQLLLLFAVLTGELDLADALDARLAAGSAVPRRLVGKVEAALRKREPTLAGDPVYGLVLHNGAQYADAQLFCRQAIDYFSSGRFQRERAQRRLDFAAKQKALLVDVLTGLACVDRLPGPPARRAILRQVEDLGLPSAMESELKAAVKQSFERRRSVRDVVKQVRSVDMRHFLLEQTLLAALVDGRRTRRERVFINELADALHVPNAELHRLELEMAEFYAQHRSLVDVFTVSDAASAMGEDLVSGMQETLEKNFHRLMQEVRETGDLAVLLTKVARRGQKLTSEERKRMRAQLIDVAKAIPALAIFAAPGGILLLAALAKVLPFSLLPSSFQDSEPVDADNDELVPEREAG, from the coding sequence GTGTTGGACTTCAGCAAGGCGGGGTGGCTCGTCCCGCTCCTGGACGAGGCAATGGCCTCCGCGAGCGCGCCCGCGCTGGAGCCGTCCGCCGCGTCGCTGGGGTCTGGCCGCGCCCGGGCCCGGGCGTACCTGCGCCGCACCCTGCGCGCCAGCGGGCTGCTGTACGGCACTCCCGCGGACGCACCCGCGCCAATGGACGTGGCGCCTCCCACCGAGTTCCAGGCCCGCGCGCTGGAGGAGCAGCTCTTCCGCGCGGTGGTGAAGACGCTGGCGCGGCTGGCGATGGAGCTGGCGCATCTGGTGGACGCGCCCGCGGGGCCTCGTGGGGACCAACTCCTGTTGCTGTTCGCGGTGCTGACGGGTGAGCTGGACCTGGCGGATGCGCTCGACGCGCGGCTGGCCGCCGGGAGCGCGGTGCCCAGGCGGTTGGTGGGCAAGGTGGAGGCCGCGCTGCGCAAGCGCGAGCCCACGCTGGCGGGTGACCCGGTGTACGGGCTGGTGCTGCACAACGGGGCCCAGTACGCGGACGCGCAGCTCTTCTGCCGGCAGGCCATCGACTACTTCTCCAGCGGGCGCTTCCAGCGGGAGCGGGCGCAGCGGCGGCTGGACTTCGCGGCGAAGCAGAAGGCGCTGCTGGTGGACGTGCTGACGGGGCTGGCGTGCGTGGACCGCCTGCCCGGGCCTCCGGCGCGCCGGGCGATTCTGAGGCAGGTGGAGGACCTGGGGCTGCCGTCCGCCATGGAGTCGGAGCTGAAGGCGGCGGTGAAGCAGTCCTTCGAGCGGCGGCGCTCCGTGCGGGACGTGGTGAAGCAGGTGCGCAGCGTGGACATGCGGCACTTCCTGCTGGAGCAGACGCTGCTGGCGGCGCTGGTGGACGGCCGGCGCACGCGGCGCGAGCGCGTCTTCATCAACGAGCTGGCGGACGCGCTCCACGTTCCCAATGCGGAGCTGCACCGGCTGGAGCTGGAGATGGCCGAGTTCTACGCGCAGCACCGCTCGCTGGTGGACGTGTTCACCGTGTCCGACGCGGCGAGCGCCATGGGCGAGGACCTGGTGTCCGGCATGCAGGAGACGCTGGAGAAGAACTTCCACCGGCTCATGCAGGAGGTCCGCGAGACGGGCGACCTGGCGGTGCTGCTGACGAAGGTGGCGCGGCGGGGGCAGAAGCTCACGAGCGAGGAGCGCAAGCGCATGCGTGCGCAGCTCATCGACGTGGCCAAGGCTATTCCCGCGCTCGCCATCTTCGCGGCGCCCGGAGGCATCCTGCTGCTGGCCGCGCTGGCCAAGGTGCTGCCCTTCAGCCTGCTGCCCAGCTCGTTCCAGGACTCGGAGCCTGTCGACGCGGACAATGACGAGCTGGTGCCGGAGCGCGAGGCAGGGTGA
- a CDS encoding Tex family protein produces MHAYAAELSQELGLKPEQVDRTLALNAEGATVPFIARYRKEVTGGLDEVQIQAILDRAEERTEFDSRRDTILRAIEEQGKLTPELAKALKSAKTRTELEDLYLPYKQKRRTRAAIARERGLEPLADLLWKQEGKQGEDRNAKVRPYVNPEKEVPDLDAALAGARDICAERVAEDAGLRRTAREVCAKRGTLRSDVVSAKKGEPTKFENYYGHEEPLSQAPSHRVLALLRGEEEGVLKVKLALPDDEVKALLAPRVVTRPQSLFAQELRAAVEDGWERLMGPSLESELRSELKERADKQAIGVFGENLRHLLLTPPAGARAVLALDPGLRTGIKLAMMDVTGKVVETLTLYSERSADERARAAKLLSAVVQKHKPELIAVGNGTGSREAETFVRDTMKALGSQVPVVSVSEQGASIYSASEVARDEFPDLDVSLRGAVSIGRRLQDPLAELVKIDPKSIGVGQYQHDVDQGLLKKKLGEVVDSCVNAVGVDVNTASPQLLEHVSGVGPSLAKKLVAHRASKGRFTTRRELLKVSGLGPKTFEQAAGFLRVRGPEPLDSSAVHPERYAVVERMAKDLGVDVGSLVGNAALVRKIDAKRYLGPDLGELTLKDILAELEKPSRDPRGDFTAPQMREDLRSLEDVKEGMVLQGVVTNVTAFGAFVDVGVHQDGLVHVSQISTKFVKDPSEVVKVGDRLTVRVLTVDLARKRLALSVRAVQEGGAPQPSGRPAVGGATGAGRMTERGGGESRQGARPSGAGGGASSSGRPASSASPGGNPSTGAGGAGGDKKGPEPFNNPFRNLKR; encoded by the coding sequence ATGCACGCCTACGCCGCTGAGCTTTCCCAGGAGCTGGGCCTCAAGCCCGAGCAGGTGGACCGGACCCTCGCGCTGAACGCCGAAGGCGCCACCGTTCCCTTCATCGCGCGCTACCGCAAGGAAGTCACCGGCGGTCTGGACGAGGTCCAGATTCAAGCCATCCTCGACCGCGCCGAGGAGCGCACCGAGTTCGACTCCCGCCGCGACACCATCCTCCGCGCCATCGAGGAGCAGGGGAAGCTGACGCCGGAGTTGGCGAAGGCGCTCAAGTCCGCGAAGACGCGCACCGAGCTGGAGGACCTCTACCTCCCCTACAAGCAGAAGCGCCGCACGCGCGCCGCCATTGCGCGCGAGCGCGGGCTGGAGCCGCTGGCGGACCTGCTGTGGAAGCAGGAGGGCAAGCAGGGCGAGGACCGGAACGCGAAGGTGCGCCCGTACGTCAACCCGGAGAAGGAAGTGCCGGATTTGGACGCGGCGCTCGCGGGCGCTCGCGACATCTGCGCCGAGCGCGTGGCCGAGGACGCCGGGCTGCGCCGCACGGCCCGCGAGGTCTGCGCGAAGCGGGGCACGCTGCGCTCGGACGTGGTGTCCGCGAAGAAGGGCGAGCCCACCAAGTTCGAGAACTACTACGGCCACGAGGAGCCGCTGTCCCAGGCCCCGTCCCACCGCGTGCTGGCGCTGCTGCGCGGCGAGGAGGAGGGCGTGCTGAAGGTGAAGCTGGCCCTGCCGGACGACGAGGTGAAGGCACTGCTCGCGCCCCGGGTGGTGACGAGGCCGCAGTCCCTCTTCGCGCAGGAGCTGCGCGCGGCGGTGGAGGACGGGTGGGAGCGGTTGATGGGGCCGTCGCTGGAGTCGGAGCTGCGCTCGGAGCTGAAGGAGCGCGCGGACAAGCAGGCCATTGGCGTGTTTGGAGAGAACCTGCGCCACCTGCTGCTCACGCCGCCAGCGGGCGCTCGGGCGGTGCTGGCGCTGGACCCGGGCCTGCGCACGGGCATCAAGCTGGCGATGATGGACGTCACCGGCAAGGTGGTGGAGACGCTGACGCTCTACTCGGAGCGCAGCGCGGACGAGCGCGCCCGGGCCGCGAAGCTGCTGTCCGCCGTGGTGCAGAAGCACAAGCCGGAACTCATCGCCGTGGGCAACGGCACCGGCAGTCGCGAGGCGGAGACCTTCGTGCGCGACACGATGAAGGCGCTGGGCTCGCAGGTGCCGGTGGTGTCGGTGAGCGAGCAGGGCGCGTCCATCTACTCGGCGTCCGAGGTGGCTCGCGACGAGTTCCCCGACCTGGACGTGAGCCTGCGCGGCGCGGTGTCCATCGGCCGGCGCCTGCAGGACCCGCTGGCGGAGCTGGTGAAGATAGACCCCAAGAGCATCGGCGTGGGGCAGTACCAGCATGACGTGGACCAGGGGCTCTTGAAGAAGAAACTGGGCGAGGTGGTGGACTCGTGTGTGAACGCGGTGGGCGTGGACGTGAACACCGCGTCGCCGCAGCTGCTGGAGCACGTGTCCGGCGTGGGGCCGTCGCTGGCGAAGAAGCTGGTGGCGCACCGCGCGTCGAAGGGGCGCTTCACCACGCGGCGCGAGCTGCTGAAGGTGAGCGGGCTGGGGCCGAAGACGTTCGAGCAGGCGGCGGGCTTCCTCCGCGTGCGAGGGCCGGAGCCGCTGGACTCGAGCGCGGTGCACCCGGAGCGCTATGCGGTGGTGGAGCGCATGGCGAAGGACCTGGGCGTGGACGTGGGCTCGCTGGTGGGCAACGCGGCGCTGGTGCGGAAGATTGATGCGAAGCGCTACCTGGGGCCGGACCTGGGCGAGCTGACGCTGAAGGACATCCTCGCGGAGCTGGAGAAGCCCAGCAGAGACCCGCGCGGTGACTTCACGGCGCCGCAGATGCGCGAGGACCTGCGCTCGCTGGAGGACGTGAAGGAGGGCATGGTGCTCCAAGGCGTGGTGACCAACGTCACCGCGTTCGGCGCCTTCGTGGACGTGGGCGTGCACCAGGACGGACTCGTCCACGTGTCGCAGATTTCGACGAAGTTCGTGAAGGACCCCTCCGAGGTGGTGAAGGTGGGCGACCGGCTGACGGTGCGCGTCCTCACCGTGGACCTGGCGCGCAAGCGGCTGGCCCTCTCCGTGCGCGCGGTGCAGGAGGGTGGGGCGCCGCAGCCGTCGGGAAGGCCCGCGGTGGGCGGTGCGACGGGCGCGGGGCGGATGACGGAGCGGGGTGGCGGCGAGTCACGGCAGGGCGCGCGGCCTTCTGGCGCGGGCGGCGGTGCGAGCTCCAGCGGCAGGCCGGCATCGAGCGCGAGTCCGGGCGGCAACCCCTCCACGGGCGCGGGTGGTGCCGGTGGGGACAAGAAGGGCCCGGAGCCGTTCAACAACCCGTTCCGGAACCTCAAGCGCTGA
- a CDS encoding GNAT family N-acetyltransferase, producing the protein MSAPEVRLLPARPEHVDYWMVLRSESAARRYVDTEEDSREQLLHRISEAGTLGDARAKGFRWFVEHDGRLIGTVSARDVSRGHGRAQLGYMLSEAYHGRGLGTRAVAMMLEQLFTALPFLQRVWLTTLTENVGSQGVARKLGFTLEGTMRGHCMHLGQRRDQQFWGLLRPEWEARRRG; encoded by the coding sequence ATGAGCGCTCCCGAGGTCCGACTCCTCCCCGCCCGGCCAGAGCACGTGGACTACTGGATGGTGCTGAGGTCCGAGTCCGCCGCGAGGCGCTACGTGGACACCGAGGAGGACTCGCGCGAGCAACTGCTGCACCGCATCTCCGAGGCGGGCACGCTGGGAGACGCTCGCGCGAAGGGCTTCCGCTGGTTCGTGGAGCACGACGGGCGGCTCATCGGCACGGTGTCCGCCAGGGACGTGTCGCGCGGGCATGGCCGGGCGCAGCTGGGCTACATGCTGTCCGAGGCGTACCACGGCCGGGGGCTGGGCACGCGCGCGGTGGCGATGATGCTGGAGCAGCTCTTCACGGCGCTGCCCTTCCTCCAGCGCGTGTGGCTGACGACGCTGACGGAGAACGTCGGTTCTCAGGGCGTGGCGCGCAAGCTGGGCTTCACCCTGGAGGGCACGATGCGCGGCCACTGCATGCACCTGGGCCAGCGCAGGGACCAGCAGTTCTGGGGCCTGTTGCGGCCGGAGTGGGAGGCGCGGCGGCGCGGGTAG
- a CDS encoding metal-dependent hydrolase, with translation MRTKLMAVVVGALVAFSGTAAAQGTPTQGTPAQPTPAQGTPAPGKPAPGAKAPAAAKGKTEVTWWGHAAFVVRTPGGAVIAIDPWLTNPKAPQGAAQPEALDAILVTHGHFDHVGETKALAQKTGAKVFGSFELINLLGLPEAQAVGANAGGTFKVKDATLHLVEAVHSSSYSADPKGPAQYAGAPLGFVVVIDNGPTLYHAGDTGTFEGMGLIATQFKPTVAMLPIGGHFTMGPTEAAHAARLLKVRTVVPMHYGTFPLLQGNPDALRGELKKLRGPAKVVDLEVGKATAL, from the coding sequence ATGCGGACGAAGCTCATGGCAGTGGTGGTGGGGGCGCTGGTGGCCTTCTCGGGGACGGCGGCGGCGCAGGGCACCCCGACGCAGGGCACTCCGGCGCAGCCCACGCCGGCCCAGGGCACTCCCGCCCCGGGGAAGCCCGCCCCGGGCGCGAAGGCCCCGGCGGCGGCCAAGGGGAAGACGGAGGTGACGTGGTGGGGGCACGCGGCCTTCGTGGTGCGCACCCCGGGCGGGGCGGTGATTGCCATCGACCCGTGGCTCACCAACCCCAAGGCGCCCCAGGGGGCGGCGCAGCCGGAGGCGCTGGACGCCATCCTCGTCACCCACGGCCACTTCGACCATGTAGGTGAGACGAAGGCGCTGGCCCAGAAGACGGGCGCGAAGGTGTTCGGCTCCTTCGAGCTCATCAACCTGCTCGGGCTGCCCGAGGCCCAGGCGGTGGGCGCCAACGCGGGCGGCACCTTCAAGGTGAAGGACGCCACCCTCCACCTCGTGGAGGCGGTGCACTCCAGCAGCTACTCGGCCGACCCCAAGGGCCCGGCCCAGTACGCCGGCGCCCCGCTGGGCTTCGTGGTGGTCATCGACAACGGGCCCACGCTGTACCACGCGGGCGACACCGGGACCTTCGAGGGCATGGGGCTCATCGCCACCCAGTTCAAGCCCACCGTGGCCATGCTGCCCATCGGCGGCCACTTCACCATGGGCCCGACGGAGGCCGCCCACGCCGCCCGGCTGCTGAAGGTGCGCACCGTGGTCCCCATGCACTACGGCACCTTCCCCCTCCTCCAGGGCAACCCCGACGCACTGCGGGGTGAGCTGAAGAAGCTGCGCGGCCCGGCCAAGGTGGTCGACCTGGAGGTCGGCAAGGCCACCGCCCTGTAG
- a CDS encoding alkaline phosphatase D family protein, which produces MFDKFKRRSFLQAVVAVAASTSLGCAEDVTPPSDDTAKYFPQSVASGDPRADSVVLWVRAVDPDNASANTSVKLEVSTSEDFSSLFLNESFSALAANDHALKVKVTGLSARTTYYYRFTFEKDGQKVSTRTGRTRTAPAAGADVPVKFAFASCQDYIGRYYNAWQRLLQLDEDLDFVVFLGDYVYETTGDASFQDANGTRSIVFSEPEKAQSEGTGMVAFFAASALSNYRDLYKSIRKDPVLQQIHERYPFIIVWDDHEFSDDCWGSTATYTDGRRDEKQDDRRKNAEQAFFEYIPLDNTQAPGGAIDIGQVVAAQSTGTKIWRDFEFGQHLKLLVADTRTNRPDHLIPEDAYPGSVVIDAATLGSLPAPVQGAFAGETFAYVDIDAAPLAQYKQLLQGVYVQTAVKAGLTQAEAAEKAAAWVKGNVSLFYVNQVIAGYNQATGGTTPLIPAGAARGVAFVHMGKPDLFGIQGSRYIVVKPVFELYAGIKYAATQGKSEDVLGAAQQAWFQDTVKASNTWKIVVSSVSMTPMVFDLSQKADVPEANLRQSFYFNVDQWDGFPTKRAELLKYLRDNNLQNNTMFVSGDIHASFVSVEGGVPALTAPAISSGSIKELAGRALLGAGYGSGAAVHKYIVQELEASLSAANPNMKFADGDAHGFVVLEVKKDEAVAAFHLIPSTEIAKDYTLRSDAELAAKFTRKNFRIKDGGITVI; this is translated from the coding sequence TTGTTCGACAAATTCAAGCGTCGCAGTTTCCTTCAGGCCGTTGTCGCCGTCGCGGCCAGCACCTCGCTCGGGTGTGCCGAGGATGTGACGCCGCCGTCGGATGACACCGCGAAGTACTTCCCGCAGTCGGTGGCCTCGGGCGACCCGCGCGCGGACAGCGTCGTGCTGTGGGTCCGCGCGGTGGACCCGGACAACGCCAGCGCCAACACGTCGGTGAAGCTGGAGGTCTCCACCAGCGAGGACTTCAGCAGCCTGTTTCTGAACGAGTCGTTCTCGGCGCTCGCGGCGAATGACCATGCCCTCAAGGTGAAGGTCACCGGCCTGTCGGCCCGCACGACGTACTACTACCGCTTCACCTTCGAGAAGGACGGCCAGAAGGTCTCCACCCGCACGGGCCGCACCCGCACCGCCCCGGCGGCCGGCGCGGACGTGCCGGTGAAGTTCGCCTTCGCCAGCTGCCAGGACTACATCGGTCGCTACTACAACGCGTGGCAGCGCCTGCTGCAGCTCGACGAGGACCTCGACTTCGTCGTGTTCCTCGGCGACTACGTCTACGAGACGACGGGCGACGCGTCCTTCCAGGACGCCAACGGCACGCGCTCGATTGTCTTCTCCGAGCCGGAGAAGGCGCAGAGCGAGGGCACGGGCATGGTGGCCTTCTTCGCGGCCAGCGCGCTGTCCAACTACCGCGACCTCTACAAGAGCATCCGCAAGGACCCGGTCCTCCAGCAGATCCACGAGCGCTACCCCTTCATCATCGTGTGGGACGACCACGAGTTCTCCGACGACTGCTGGGGCTCCACCGCGACGTACACGGACGGGCGCCGCGACGAGAAGCAGGATGATCGCCGGAAGAACGCGGAGCAGGCCTTCTTCGAGTACATCCCGCTGGACAACACCCAGGCGCCCGGTGGCGCCATCGACATCGGCCAGGTGGTCGCGGCCCAGTCGACGGGGACGAAGATCTGGCGCGACTTCGAGTTCGGCCAGCACCTGAAGCTGCTGGTGGCGGACACGCGCACCAACCGGCCGGACCACCTCATTCCCGAGGACGCGTACCCGGGCTCGGTGGTCATCGACGCGGCGACGCTGGGCTCGCTCCCGGCGCCGGTGCAGGGGGCCTTCGCGGGTGAGACGTTCGCGTATGTCGACATCGACGCCGCGCCGCTCGCGCAGTACAAGCAGCTGCTGCAGGGCGTGTACGTGCAGACGGCGGTGAAGGCGGGCCTCACCCAGGCGGAGGCCGCGGAGAAGGCGGCCGCGTGGGTGAAGGGCAACGTGTCGCTCTTCTACGTCAACCAGGTCATCGCCGGGTACAACCAGGCGACTGGGGGGACGACTCCGCTCATCCCCGCCGGCGCGGCGCGCGGCGTGGCCTTCGTGCACATGGGCAAGCCGGACCTCTTCGGCATCCAGGGCTCGCGCTACATCGTCGTGAAGCCGGTGTTCGAGCTGTACGCGGGCATCAAGTACGCCGCCACCCAGGGCAAGAGCGAGGACGTGCTGGGCGCCGCGCAGCAGGCCTGGTTCCAGGACACGGTGAAGGCGTCCAACACGTGGAAGATTGTCGTCTCCTCCGTGTCGATGACCCCCATGGTGTTCGACCTGTCGCAGAAGGCGGACGTCCCGGAGGCCAACCTGCGCCAGTCCTTCTACTTCAACGTGGACCAGTGGGACGGCTTCCCCACCAAGCGCGCGGAGCTGCTGAAGTACCTCCGCGACAACAACCTGCAGAACAACACGATGTTCGTCTCCGGTGACATCCACGCGTCCTTCGTGTCGGTGGAGGGAGGCGTGCCCGCGCTGACGGCTCCGGCCATCTCCTCCGGCTCCATCAAGGAGCTGGCGGGCCGGGCCCTGCTGGGCGCCGGCTACGGCTCGGGCGCGGCGGTGCACAAGTACATCGTCCAGGAGCTCGAGGCCTCTCTGTCGGCGGCCAACCCGAACATGAAGTTCGCCGACGGCGACGCCCACGGCTTCGTGGTGCTGGAGGTGAAGAAGGACGAGGCCGTCGCCGCGTTCCACCTCATCCCCAGCACGGAAATCGCGAAGGACTACACGCTGCGCTCCGACGCGGAGCTGGCGGCGAAGTTCACGCGGAAGAACTTCCGCATCAAGGACGGCGGCATCACCGTCATCTGA
- a CDS encoding HSP90 family protein: MDHRFQVSLRGVIDLLSHHLYSSPGVYVRELLQNATDAIRARQLLEPGHTGTVRLELMEKQDGSPPTLLFSDDGVGLTEDEIHRFLATIGESSKREALAARRNDFIGQFGIGLLSCFMVCDELLVVTRSARGDGRTLEWRGRHDGTYAVRVSEHPLERPGTQVFLMARPGVTEWFVPERLRQLARYYGSLLPFPIQLTAGGHTERLNPDGPPWRREYESVSERRKALLDYGREVFGTDFIDCIPLRSTAGDVDGVAFVLPASPHFNARQKHRVYLKHMLLSESAENLLPEWAFFVKCVVNANALRPTASRESFYEDESLALAREALGQGLRAYLVELAQEDPRALQRLIALHGLSVKALALDDDDFYRLVINWLPFETSMGVMTLADYRRAHPVVRYTPTLDGFRQVARVAGAQGLCIINAAYTHDAALLEKLPHVVPDAQVEPFSAADLPQSFEELTLDEREAVFPLLRMAERVLAPFRCGVVVKKFFPSEVPTLYSSDAEGAFRRDAERAREESDDLYAGVLEGVMAAAGGELAQLCFNLHNPVVRRLAAVTDREVLKLSVEMLYVQALLLGHHPLNAQEMALLNQGLLGLISAQLGGGDDGSDGGGGPGSRGFH; the protein is encoded by the coding sequence GTGGACCACCGATTCCAAGTCAGCCTCCGCGGGGTCATCGACCTCCTGTCGCACCACCTGTACAGCTCGCCGGGGGTGTATGTCCGCGAGCTGCTCCAGAACGCCACGGATGCCATCCGCGCGCGCCAGCTCCTGGAGCCCGGACACACGGGCACCGTCCGGCTGGAGTTGATGGAGAAGCAGGATGGCAGCCCTCCCACCCTCCTCTTCAGCGACGACGGCGTGGGGCTGACGGAGGACGAAATCCACCGCTTCCTCGCCACCATCGGCGAGTCCTCCAAGCGCGAGGCCCTGGCCGCCCGCCGCAACGACTTCATCGGCCAGTTCGGCATCGGCCTGCTGTCGTGCTTCATGGTGTGCGACGAGCTGCTGGTGGTGACGCGCTCGGCGCGCGGGGACGGACGCACGCTGGAGTGGCGGGGACGGCACGACGGCACCTACGCCGTGCGGGTGTCCGAGCACCCGCTGGAGCGGCCGGGCACCCAGGTGTTCCTGATGGCCCGCCCGGGCGTGACGGAGTGGTTCGTCCCCGAGCGCCTGCGGCAACTGGCCCGGTACTACGGCAGCCTGCTCCCCTTCCCCATCCAGCTCACCGCGGGCGGCCACACCGAGCGGCTCAACCCGGACGGCCCGCCCTGGCGCCGCGAGTACGAGAGCGTGTCCGAGCGGCGCAAGGCGCTGCTGGACTACGGGCGCGAGGTGTTCGGCACGGACTTCATCGACTGCATCCCCCTGCGCTCGACGGCAGGCGACGTGGACGGGGTGGCCTTCGTGCTGCCGGCCTCGCCGCACTTCAACGCGCGGCAGAAGCACCGCGTGTACCTCAAGCACATGCTGCTGTCGGAGAGCGCGGAGAACCTGCTCCCGGAGTGGGCCTTCTTCGTGAAGTGCGTGGTCAACGCCAACGCCCTGCGCCCCACCGCCAGCCGCGAGTCCTTCTACGAGGACGAGTCCCTGGCGCTGGCGCGCGAGGCGCTGGGCCAGGGCCTGCGCGCGTACCTGGTGGAGCTGGCGCAGGAGGACCCGCGCGCGCTGCAGCGGCTGATTGCCCTGCACGGGCTGAGCGTGAAGGCGCTGGCGCTGGACGACGACGACTTCTACCGGCTGGTCATCAACTGGCTCCCCTTCGAGACGTCGATGGGGGTGATGACGCTGGCGGATTACCGGCGCGCGCACCCGGTGGTGCGCTACACGCCCACGCTGGACGGCTTCCGGCAGGTGGCCCGGGTGGCGGGGGCGCAGGGGCTGTGCATCATCAACGCGGCCTACACGCATGACGCGGCGCTGCTGGAGAAGCTGCCGCACGTGGTGCCGGACGCGCAGGTGGAGCCCTTCTCGGCGGCGGACCTGCCGCAGAGCTTCGAGGAGCTGACGCTGGACGAGCGCGAGGCCGTCTTCCCGCTGCTGCGCATGGCGGAGCGCGTGCTGGCGCCGTTCCGCTGCGGCGTGGTGGTGAAGAAGTTCTTCCCGTCGGAGGTGCCCACGCTCTACAGCTCGGACGCGGAGGGCGCCTTCCGGCGCGACGCGGAGCGGGCGCGCGAGGAGTCCGACGACCTGTATGCCGGGGTGCTCGAGGGCGTCATGGCGGCGGCGGGCGGAGAGCTGGCGCAGCTGTGCTTCAACCTGCACAACCCGGTGGTGCGGCGGCTGGCGGCCGTGACGGACCGGGAGGTGCTGAAGCTCTCGGTGGAGATGCTCTACGTGCAGGCGCTGCTGCTGGGACACCACCCGCTGAACGCGCAGGAGATGGCGCTGCTGAACCAGGGACTCCTGGGGCTCATCTCCGCACAGCTCGGAGGCGGGGACGACGGAAGCGACGGCGGCGGGGGCCCGGGCTCGCGGGGGTTCCACTGA
- a CDS encoding Kelch repeat-containing protein, with protein MNLLVAAQDPQHSELSFSWEANVGSVSVVETTPNTSEVLFESRDCMPHALTATVTATATNAYDLSTTVRLPLGVRECGNSIFTATPAVSRVDHTATLLDSGQVLVVGGFSALAELYEPGTATWSAVGSLATARSSATATRLPSGKVLVTGGAHGSLGSLASAEVYDPETREWSATGSLATARTRHTATLLPSGKVLVVGGSDDASAGTAEVYDPEPGTWTPTGNLAMGRQGHTATLLSSGKVLVAGGLGGAEYLQTAELYDPETGTWSSTGSLATARTQHVAVLLPSGKVLVAGGHRAFGLSSAEVYDPEAGTWADTGQLSRGRYDVPATLLPSGKVLVASGSVFEPDDGQPWTTYQSEVYDPVSGAWNSTGNSDRGRARHTATLLPSGKVLLVGGTTWEVDGSDTPAPAELFSP; from the coding sequence GTGAACCTCCTGGTCGCCGCGCAGGACCCGCAGCACAGCGAGCTGAGCTTCTCCTGGGAGGCGAACGTCGGCAGCGTGAGTGTCGTGGAGACGACCCCCAACACGAGTGAGGTCCTCTTCGAAAGCCGCGATTGTATGCCTCATGCCCTCACCGCCACCGTCACGGCGACGGCGACCAATGCCTACGACCTCTCGACCACCGTGCGGCTCCCGCTGGGCGTTCGGGAGTGCGGGAATTCGATTTTCACCGCCACGCCAGCCGTCAGCCGTGTTGACCACACAGCCACGCTGCTGGACTCCGGCCAGGTGCTGGTGGTGGGCGGCTTCAGTGCTCTCGCGGAGCTCTACGAGCCGGGGACGGCCACCTGGTCCGCCGTCGGCAGCCTCGCCACGGCGCGCTCCTCGGCGACGGCCACGCGACTGCCTTCGGGCAAGGTGCTGGTGACGGGCGGCGCTCATGGCAGCCTCGGCAGCCTCGCCAGCGCGGAGGTGTATGACCCGGAGACGCGCGAGTGGAGCGCCACCGGCAGCCTCGCCACGGCGCGCACCCGGCACACGGCCACCCTGCTTCCCTCGGGCAAGGTGCTGGTGGTGGGCGGCTCCGATGATGCGTCAGCTGGCACGGCGGAGGTCTACGACCCGGAGCCGGGCACCTGGACTCCCACCGGCAACCTCGCCATGGGCCGCCAGGGCCACACCGCCACGCTGTTGAGCTCGGGCAAGGTGCTGGTGGCGGGCGGCCTGGGCGGTGCGGAGTATCTCCAGACGGCGGAGCTGTACGACCCGGAGACCGGCACCTGGAGTTCGACCGGCAGCCTCGCCACGGCGCGCACCCAGCACGTGGCCGTGCTGCTGCCGTCGGGCAAGGTGCTGGTGGCGGGAGGCCACAGGGCCTTCGGTCTGAGCTCGGCGGAGGTGTATGACCCGGAGGCAGGCACCTGGGCCGACACCGGCCAGCTCTCCCGGGGGCGTTATGACGTGCCGGCCACGCTGCTGCCTTCGGGCAAGGTGCTCGTCGCGAGCGGCAGTGTGTTCGAGCCGGACGATGGCCAGCCCTGGACCACCTATCAGTCGGAGGTCTACGACCCGGTGTCGGGCGCCTGGAACAGCACCGGCAACTCCGACCGGGGGCGCGCACGCCACACCGCCACGCTGTTGCCTTCGGGCAAGGTGCTCCTGGTCGGCGGTACAACATGGGAGGTCGACGGTAGCGATACACCGGCGCCGGCGGAGCTGTTCAGTCCCTGA